One stretch of Acidimicrobiales bacterium DNA includes these proteins:
- a CDS encoding DUF5719 family protein → MTARRTPVLLVVAVLLAAGGVADRSARPRDRVVAGNAARALMPTAAPAGALSSSWFCVGATAASGSGADGVVEVANPTTRPAAGTVTVVPVAGEAVTRPLRVAAMAKTSVTLRDLVQAPWAAAVVDVDSGQVAAELVVHGSTESDATPCSSRASDHWHFADGATAKDASLALSLFNPFPEDAIVDLSFSTDQGRAAPAAFRPIVVPAHALVVREIGDHVRRREAIATDVAVRTGRVVAVQTQTRSAPGKAGLSVSLGAPSLGALWEFPVGVLTDGVDEHYAVSNPGSSEATVLFDVILDEGVAEDFERSVPAGGRLDVVLNEEVGVPRGVNHSLTVRSLDGVPVVVSRALHFAEPAPQRGRADTIGLRRPARRWLFAAAGPSDGAGEWIVVANTGSAAARISVTGLDGGTDLDVEGLQGTEVRPGRRAVLFLNDHVKRPELPVVVRSTVPVFVERLYSLGAAGVWIGPGIPLD, encoded by the coding sequence ATGACGGCCCGCCGCACGCCCGTCCTGCTGGTCGTGGCGGTCCTGCTGGCCGCGGGCGGCGTGGCCGACCGCTCGGCTCGGCCGCGCGACAGGGTGGTTGCGGGCAACGCCGCCCGGGCCCTCATGCCCACGGCTGCCCCCGCCGGCGCGCTGTCGTCGAGCTGGTTCTGCGTGGGTGCCACGGCGGCGTCGGGCAGCGGGGCCGACGGCGTCGTCGAGGTGGCCAACCCCACGACCCGCCCGGCGGCCGGCACAGTGACCGTCGTGCCGGTCGCCGGCGAGGCGGTGACGAGGCCGCTGCGGGTCGCGGCCATGGCGAAGACGTCGGTGACGCTTCGTGACCTCGTGCAGGCACCGTGGGCCGCCGCCGTCGTCGACGTCGACAGCGGTCAGGTCGCCGCCGAGCTGGTCGTGCACGGTTCGACGGAGTCCGACGCCACGCCCTGCTCGTCCCGGGCATCCGACCACTGGCACTTCGCCGACGGGGCCACCGCCAAGGACGCCAGTCTTGCTCTCTCGCTGTTCAACCCGTTCCCCGAGGACGCCATCGTCGACCTGTCCTTCAGCACGGACCAGGGTCGTGCCGCACCGGCGGCCTTCCGGCCGATCGTGGTCCCCGCCCACGCGCTCGTCGTCCGCGAGATCGGCGATCACGTGCGCCGCCGGGAGGCCATCGCGACGGACGTGGCGGTGCGCACGGGCCGGGTGGTAGCCGTCCAGACGCAGACCCGCTCGGCGCCCGGAAAGGCGGGGCTGTCGGTGTCGCTCGGCGCGCCGTCGCTCGGCGCCTTGTGGGAGTTCCCGGTCGGGGTCCTGACCGACGGCGTGGACGAGCACTACGCGGTCTCGAACCCGGGGAGCAGCGAAGCCACCGTGCTCTTCGACGTGATCCTCGACGAAGGGGTGGCCGAGGACTTCGAACGGTCGGTGCCGGCCGGGGGGCGTCTCGACGTGGTGCTCAACGAGGAAGTGGGCGTGCCGCGCGGCGTGAACCACTCGCTCACCGTGCGGTCGCTCGACGGCGTGCCGGTCGTGGTCTCCCGTGCCCTCCACTTCGCCGAGCCCGCTCCCCAGCGCGGCCGGGCTGACACCATCGGCCTGCGGCGGCCGGCCCGGCGCTGGCTGTTCGCCGCCGCCGGGCCGAGCGACGGCGCGGGCGAGTGGATCGTGGTCGCGAACACGGGTTCGGCGGCCGCCCGCATCTCGGTCACCGGCTTGGACGGGGGCACCGACCTGGACGTGGAAGGCCTCCAGGGCACCGAGGTGCGGCCGGGCCGCCGGGCCGTGCTCTTCCTCAACGACCACGTGAAGCGCCCGGAGCTGCCGGTCGTCGTCCGTTCGACGGTGCCGGTCTTCGTGGAGCGCCTGTACTCGCTGGGTGCCGCCGGGGTGTGGATCGGCCCGGGAATCCCGCTCGACTGA